In the genome of Misgurnus anguillicaudatus chromosome 11, ASM2758022v2, whole genome shotgun sequence, one region contains:
- the LOC141368813 gene encoding uncharacterized protein, with amino-acid sequence MDKGFKYFDEESLDLDCLLSVKVRLHKQGLLDSQLKTNLQFSIQAIEHFPASKRYNACLTVEGDDFLVKIIAGNPVFYYTVHTGPNGPQLHQKVKPESKLTTTSLSASHFAGHQCRDEIESCMEQARKVLSQMTEEKSSNLDKMEIKITCGELHLTYSTHQPQQTIYIQPRRRISFGKTMSVEKILETKTYLEKSGEMGKSLLTCFQHVLQITDNYWENNHRIMLQGDTQILEFVIGKLNKHATQDFFYTDAQTNVQKKQIIDRMIY; translated from the exons ATGGACAAAGGATT taaatattttgaTGAGGAATCTCTCGACCTGGACTGTCTCCTTTCAGTGAAAGTTCGATTACATAAACAGGGATTGCTGGACTCACAACTGAAGACCAACCTTCAGTTCTCCATCCAAGCCATAGAGCACTTTCCTGCATCCAAGCGGTATAATGCCTGTCTAACGGTGGAGGGAGACGATTTTCTTGTAAAGATCATTGCAGGAAATCCAGTGTTCTATTATACAGTCCATACAGGTCCAAACGGGCCACAGCTTCATCAAAAAGTCAAGCCAGAGTCAAAACTCACAACTACCAGCCTGTCAGCGAGCCACTTTGCTGGGCATCAATGCCGTGATGAGATTGAGAGCTGCATGGAGCAAGCCAGAAAGGTTCTGAGCCAAATGACGGAAGAAAAATCATCAAATCTGGATAAGATGGAAATAAAGATAACCTGTGGAGAGTTGCACCTAACATACAGTACCCATCAGCCCCAGCAAACCATCTATATCCAACCACGCCGCAGAATCTCTTTTGGAAAAACTATGTCTGTGGAGAAGATCCTGGAGACAAAGACATATCTGGAGAAGAGTGGAGAGATGGGGAAAAGCCTGTTAACCTGTTTCCAGCATGTGCTGCAGATAACTGATAACTACTGGGAAAACAATCATCGAATTATGCTTCAGGGTGATACGCAGATATTGGAGTTTGTCATTGGCAAACTAAACAAACATGCAACCCAGGATTTCTTCTACACTGATGCTCAGACCAACGTTCAAAAGAAACAGATCATAGACAGAATGATTTACTGA
- the sertad4 gene encoding SERTA domain-containing protein 4 isoform X2 produces MALVLSMSPFCEPEAEAPTSIYQPIWESEHCSKSCVSTASPPGGDTQGVVEEPHYKRAPHVMDHAAVSRISYFKRKFVEDEEPVMSFRSYCHTVSPVLEERAHVLRLSLEKLRYMDDPESFLRRSVLINNLLRRLRNEILLQSDWCFPGGPAATPCPLQTPAPSTPLPPPTLQPCVTPPGPYRKRLRMLRRERPECVPTCCCLYAAGRYLQLPLSVYERDTYSNSHPSSSSSSSLVRFPQLLEEEEDSDDEDELDSVCPVLGLCQAENTEQNRTCQGLRERSNRTSEKEREKGKERDKERVRGGEATLSVSQRWLSNTMGSGHHARGK; encoded by the exons ATGGCTTTGGTCCTCTCTATGAGCCCTTTTTGTGAACCTGAGGCCGAAGCCCCAACATCAATCTATCAGCCGATCTGGGAGTCCGAGCATTGTAGCAAAAGCTGCGTCTCCACCGCCTCACCACCAGGGGGAGACACTCAAGGGGTCGTTGAAG AGCCCCATTATAAACGAGCCCCTCATGTGATGGATCATGCGGCCGTGTCACGTATCTCTTATTTCAAGAGGAAGTTTGTTGAAGATGAAGAACCAGTAATGAGCTTCAGAAGTTACTGTCACACT GTGTCACCAGTGCTGGAGGAACGTGCTCACGTTCTTCGTCTCTCTCTTGAGAAGCTGCGTTACATGGATGACCCTGAGTCCTTCTTAAGGCGCTCTGTGCTTATCAACAACCTCCTACGACGTCTCAGAAATGAAATTCTCCTTCAGAGCGACTGGTGCTTTCCAGGAGGCCCTGCAGCCACTCCCTGCCCCCTGCAAACCCCAGCACCCAGCACACCTCTCCCACCACCCACCTTGCAGCCGTGCGTGACGCCACCCGGTCCGTACCGCAAACGTCTGCGAATGCTGCGGAGGGAGAGGCCGGAGTGCGTCCCCACATGCTGCTGCCTATATGCAGCCGGGCGTTACCTCCAGCTCCCCCTGTCTGTGTATGAACGGGACACATACTCCAACTCTCAtccctcatcatcatcatcatcatcactagTTAGATTTCCACAGCTgttggaggaggaagaggacagtgatgatgaagatgagctGGACTCTGTGTGTCCCGTGTTGGGACTTTGTCAAGCCGAAAACACAGAGCAGAACAGAACATGTCAAGGACTCAGGGAACGGAGCAACAGAACCTCGGAGAAAGAGCGGGAGAaagggaaagagagagacaaagagagagtTAGAGGAGGGGAAGCTACGTTAAGCGTTTCACAACGATGGCTTTCAAACACTATGGGTAGCGGACATCACGCAAGGGGGAAATAA
- the sertad4 gene encoding SERTA domain-containing protein 4 isoform X1: MALVLSMSPFCEPEAEAPTSIYQPIWESEHCSKSCVSTASPPGGDTQGVVEEPHYKRAPHVMDHAAVSRISYFKRKFVEDEEPVMSFRSYCHTQVSPVLEERAHVLRLSLEKLRYMDDPESFLRRSVLINNLLRRLRNEILLQSDWCFPGGPAATPCPLQTPAPSTPLPPPTLQPCVTPPGPYRKRLRMLRRERPECVPTCCCLYAAGRYLQLPLSVYERDTYSNSHPSSSSSSSLVRFPQLLEEEEDSDDEDELDSVCPVLGLCQAENTEQNRTCQGLRERSNRTSEKEREKGKERDKERVRGGEATLSVSQRWLSNTMGSGHHARGK; the protein is encoded by the exons ATGGCTTTGGTCCTCTCTATGAGCCCTTTTTGTGAACCTGAGGCCGAAGCCCCAACATCAATCTATCAGCCGATCTGGGAGTCCGAGCATTGTAGCAAAAGCTGCGTCTCCACCGCCTCACCACCAGGGGGAGACACTCAAGGGGTCGTTGAAG AGCCCCATTATAAACGAGCCCCTCATGTGATGGATCATGCGGCCGTGTCACGTATCTCTTATTTCAAGAGGAAGTTTGTTGAAGATGAAGAACCAGTAATGAGCTTCAGAAGTTACTGTCACACT CAGGTGTCACCAGTGCTGGAGGAACGTGCTCACGTTCTTCGTCTCTCTCTTGAGAAGCTGCGTTACATGGATGACCCTGAGTCCTTCTTAAGGCGCTCTGTGCTTATCAACAACCTCCTACGACGTCTCAGAAATGAAATTCTCCTTCAGAGCGACTGGTGCTTTCCAGGAGGCCCTGCAGCCACTCCCTGCCCCCTGCAAACCCCAGCACCCAGCACACCTCTCCCACCACCCACCTTGCAGCCGTGCGTGACGCCACCCGGTCCGTACCGCAAACGTCTGCGAATGCTGCGGAGGGAGAGGCCGGAGTGCGTCCCCACATGCTGCTGCCTATATGCAGCCGGGCGTTACCTCCAGCTCCCCCTGTCTGTGTATGAACGGGACACATACTCCAACTCTCAtccctcatcatcatcatcatcatcactagTTAGATTTCCACAGCTgttggaggaggaagaggacagtgatgatgaagatgagctGGACTCTGTGTGTCCCGTGTTGGGACTTTGTCAAGCCGAAAACACAGAGCAGAACAGAACATGTCAAGGACTCAGGGAACGGAGCAACAGAACCTCGGAGAAAGAGCGGGAGAaagggaaagagagagacaaagagagagtTAGAGGAGGGGAAGCTACGTTAAGCGTTTCACAACGATGGCTTTCAAACACTATGGGTAGCGGACATCACGCAAGGGGGAAATAA